In Marinifilum sp. JC120, the sequence ATACCCATGAAAGCGAAGGCCCAGATGAAGTACCTGCCGGAATCGCGGTTCTGAAATCCTTTGAATAGACAGATGTTGGCCCAGAGAATGAAGCCTCCGAAGAGCAGGTCCATCCTTGAATAGTGGGCAATGCCGATGAAGAAAATGTTGCTCAGCAGCACCAGTCCGGTGGCAAGGGATGTTTTGCGCCCGCAGCCCAGAGTGCGGGCAAAGCTGACAGTGGAAATCAGGAAGAATGCCGCAGAAAGTGCCGAACCGAGGAAGAAGACACTGGTGCCGTCTGCCGGGGTCAAAGTGTCGATGAGTGACAGGAACCAGAAGTATACTGGTGGTTTATCCGGGTAGGCAACGCCGTTCAGATACATTACAAGCCAGTGTCCGGCGTCCTTCATCTGGTGGTAAACGTCGGCGTAGCGGACTTCATCGGAAAACCACAGGGAACGGTAGTCCATGGTGAAGATGGATTGCAGGAAGAGTATGAACAGGACACTGAGCCATGGATTGGCTTCCATGATGTCCCAGATGAATGGTCTTTTTTCATAGCGCATGGGCTAGTCCTCTTTGGAAAAAAGGTGAATGGCGAATCCGGCCACTGATCCAAGCATCCAACCGCAGAAAACATCGCTGGGGTGGTGCCAGTTCAGGTAGATGCGGCTGAAAGCCACGGCTGCGGCAAAAGTGCCCAGCCCCAAGGTCAGCAGCAGGTTCCGGTAGCGTAGAATCAAGGGCAGGCTTGCCCCGTAAATTTCACATGTATGGCCCGAAGGCATGGAGTGGTAAGCCCCCCGTGTTGACATAGGCTCGAAGAACGTACCTTCGCCGGGGCGGGGCTTGCCGATGGCGATTTTTAGAAAGCGCACGGCGATCAGGCTAACAGCCAGCTGTACGCCGATAAATACAAGTGCGAAACGTAGCCGCGATTTATCGGTCTTGCGCTGCTTAATGCCCGTGATCAGAAACCAGAGGTAGATGGGGTAAAAGCAGGCGTTACCCCAGTTGGTAACTATTTTGGCAAAGGATTTCATATCCGGGTGGGCCTGCGCATGAGCATCAAAAAATGCCAGCACTTCCGCTTCGTTGCCGAAGTTAAAATAAAGGGCTGCAAAAATAAGCAGCAGGGGGAGGGAACCCAGAAAATAGTGGCAGAGGGTCAGGTTTCTATGAATGAAAGAATTCAATTACCTACTCCCCGCAGTCCTTGGACTCCTCCGCGGATTCTTCCTTGGCAGGAACATCTTCCGGGTGCTTGTCCGTGGTGAATTTATACCATGTATCCTTGTCCGTGTGCAGGTCTTCGAGTACTTCGGAAAGTTTTTTGCCTTCCTTTTTCCAGTACTTGTAACTGTGGTCCGGGCAGGAGAACGGAATAACCAGTGTGCCGTCTTCCATGAGATAGGGCATGTCTTGCTTAGTGTCACTCATGGGCACGGTTTACACTTTGACGGGAGAGGATTCAAGGGAATCTTTAAAGGAGGTGTTATTTGAAAATTGTGAACAAAGCTGAGGCCTGTTGCCATGAACATATGATTCAGGTAGTTGTTTTATTTTAAAATAAAGACATAGCTGCTACTTACTGTATAAGGCAGTTCCTGTGGAGAAATATTTTGAAATACGATTTGATTAAATGTCTAGATGATATTGAATATGGAGCGGTTCTTCTGATTTACGGAACCGGAGAAACCGGGCAGGAATTGTTTGCTGTATTAAAGAAAAAGAGACCGGACGTTACGGTTAAATGTTTTATGGACAGTTATAAAGATTCCGGCGGAATTCGGTCTATTCCGATAGTAAATGTTTCTGAGATAGGCCGTTTCAGTGTAAGCAATGTTGTCATAGCTTCCATGTTTTATGAAGAAATTGCGAAAGAGCTTGAGGATCGCGGCTGTCTAGATTTTTCCGTTTTTTTGAAAAAGGATAATTCCATCAATATATATAATGATTTGGTTTCTATAGATATGGATAGGATGTTTATGCTTGATGAACCCCCAAGCGTGTTTATGGAGGATGTTTATTATATATTCAATCTT encodes:
- a CDS encoding phosphatase PAP2 family protein; protein product: MNSFIHRNLTLCHYFLGSLPLLLIFAALYFNFGNEAEVLAFFDAHAQAHPDMKSFAKIVTNWGNACFYPIYLWFLITGIKQRKTDKSRLRFALVFIGVQLAVSLIAVRFLKIAIGKPRPGEGTFFEPMSTRGAYHSMPSGHTCEIYGASLPLILRYRNLLLTLGLGTFAAAVAFSRIYLNWHHPSDVFCGWMLGSVAGFAIHLFSKED